A genomic stretch from bacterium includes:
- a CDS encoding DUF2141 domain-containing protein, giving the protein MHRTTSAFILAFIITAGAGYTLSGTVSGCGRIGTVFVAVFDEDAWDAEMPLWHVELNPPKSGSTMSFSFTGIPPGEYAIFAFQDEDYNGTLNLGLLGPTEPWGTYRHVSIIPTFSAMAFKLNVNKTGIKITIS; this is encoded by the coding sequence ATGCACCGCACGACATCAGCATTCATTCTGGCTTTCATCATCACGGCCGGCGCCGGGTACACCCTCTCCGGCACGGTATCCGGCTGCGGCCGGATCGGCACGGTCTTCGTCGCCGTTTTCGACGAGGACGCCTGGGACGCCGAAATGCCGCTCTGGCACGTGGAGCTGAACCCGCCTAAAAGCGGCTCCACCATGAGCTTCTCCTTCACCGGCATCCCGCCCGGCGAGTACGCGATTTTCGCCTTCCAGGACGAGGACTACAACGGCACGCTGAACCTGGGCCTCCTCGGGCCCACCGAGCCCTGGGGCACCTACCGCCACGTTTCGATCATTCCCACCTTTTCCGCCATGGCGTTCAAGTTGAACGTGAACAAGACGGGCATAAAAATCACGATAAGCTGA
- the dnaE gene encoding DNA polymerase III subunit alpha, translating into MTNASQNVPFVHLHNHSEYSVLDGMCRVEDMVSRAVEYGMGALALTDHGNMFGAVSFYQACRRRGVVPIIGCEAYLTPGSRFDKDSSQKDRHHLILLCADETGYRNLIKLTSLAHTEGFYYRPRIDRDILERYSAGLVCLSACLSGEIPRLLQGDDYAGALAAAGWYAEIFGRENFFLELMYHGLDVERKVNHGLLSLARELGLGTVATNDCHYLDHSDHRAHEVLLCIQTSKTLADPDHMRFPSDQFYFKSPQEMAKTFEELPQAVAASEEIARRCRLDLELDPLGGKLPSYPVPEGHGEEGAYLRELVLEKLPERLPGCGDEYRTRMAEELDIIEAMHFPGYFLIVWDIINQARQMGVEVGPGRGSAAGSLVAYVLGITDIDPLGYGLLFERFLNPERVNLPDFDLDFADDQREQVIEYVKRKYGEANVAQLITFSRLGARAVIRDVGRVLGVPLEAVDRVAKLVPFGSGVTLAGALETTPELRLIQREDPLIAEVLGYGRSLEGLVRHAGTHAAGVVLSDHPLDEMVPMYLGNTTQYDGSSVEKVGLLKIDFLGLKNLSVIRDCLELVYKRHGKRIRPEDIAPDDPKTYELLKRCDTAGVFQLESEIARDVLRRVAPDNFRELIPVLSLFRPGPLGSGMTETYIKGKHGTTPISYPHPSLEGVLAETFGVMVYQEQVMQVASTLGGFSYGRADLLRRAMAKKTGELDSFREEFIRGAAGKGIDAKLAGQVFDQIIPFASYGFNKSHSAAYAVVTYRTAWLKANYRPEFMAAILSHELSDEDKIAFYLGQCRHDGLEILPPDLHRSDTYFTVEDSNGDTAIRFGLGAIKNVGLGMVGGIIADRDKNGPFASLKDLVLRLGTQQVNKRVLESLVKSGVVDCLPGTRSQKYAAIESILETAAAEQRDMQMGQESLFGGKTGERPADPLDENLEPWNEHEKMRGEKETLGIYLSGHPLTRHRAVIERFATTDLARVQRLQGGESLRAAGVFAQITRKLDRNNQRIAFATLEDEGASVEVAIFAETYARHRELVAKDSVVLVVGQAQTSREEINIRANAIYDLARVPRLLARQLHLEILGGALTDEDLLPVRDLLVKYPGELEVYIHLKLTGGGATLLTGAAYMVAPDEELQKRLEELLGEGNAYFTPAPEMG; encoded by the coding sequence ATGACTAACGCTTCCCAGAACGTCCCCTTCGTCCATCTCCACAACCACAGCGAGTACTCGGTTCTCGATGGCATGTGCCGCGTCGAGGACATGGTCTCCCGGGCCGTGGAGTACGGCATGGGCGCGCTGGCGCTGACCGACCACGGCAACATGTTCGGTGCGGTCAGTTTTTACCAGGCCTGCCGGCGCCGGGGCGTCGTGCCCATCATCGGCTGCGAGGCGTATCTGACCCCCGGCTCCCGCTTCGATAAAGATTCCTCCCAGAAGGACCGCCATCATCTCATCCTACTCTGCGCCGACGAGACGGGCTACCGCAACCTCATCAAGCTCACCAGCCTGGCCCACACCGAGGGTTTTTACTACAGGCCGAGGATTGACCGGGATATTTTGGAAAGATACTCGGCGGGCCTCGTGTGCCTCTCGGCCTGCCTCTCCGGCGAAATCCCGCGCCTGTTGCAGGGCGACGACTACGCGGGGGCGCTGGCGGCGGCCGGCTGGTACGCGGAAATCTTCGGCCGGGAGAACTTTTTCCTGGAGCTGATGTACCACGGGCTCGACGTAGAGCGGAAGGTCAACCACGGCCTTTTGTCCCTGGCCCGGGAGCTCGGGCTGGGGACCGTGGCCACCAACGACTGCCACTACCTGGACCATTCCGACCACCGCGCCCACGAGGTCCTGCTCTGCATCCAGACTTCAAAGACCCTCGCCGATCCGGACCACATGCGCTTCCCCTCCGACCAGTTCTACTTCAAAAGCCCCCAGGAAATGGCAAAGACCTTCGAGGAGCTCCCCCAGGCGGTGGCCGCCTCGGAGGAGATCGCACGGCGGTGCCGCCTCGACCTTGAGCTGGACCCCCTGGGCGGGAAGCTCCCCTCCTACCCCGTCCCCGAAGGCCACGGCGAAGAGGGCGCCTACCTGCGCGAGCTGGTGCTGGAGAAGCTCCCCGAGCGCCTCCCCGGCTGCGGCGATGAGTACAGGACCAGGATGGCGGAGGAGCTGGACATCATCGAGGCCATGCACTTCCCCGGCTACTTCCTGATCGTGTGGGACATCATCAACCAGGCCCGGCAGATGGGGGTCGAGGTCGGCCCGGGACGAGGTTCCGCCGCCGGCTCCCTGGTGGCGTACGTCCTGGGCATCACCGACATAGACCCCCTCGGGTACGGTCTCCTCTTCGAGCGCTTCCTGAACCCCGAGCGGGTCAACCTGCCCGACTTCGACCTGGATTTCGCCGACGACCAGCGAGAGCAGGTCATCGAGTACGTCAAGCGGAAGTACGGCGAGGCCAACGTGGCCCAGCTCATCACGTTTTCCCGGCTGGGTGCGCGGGCGGTCATCCGCGACGTGGGGCGCGTCCTCGGCGTCCCCCTGGAAGCGGTGGACCGGGTGGCCAAGCTCGTCCCCTTCGGCTCGGGCGTGACGCTCGCGGGCGCACTGGAGACCACCCCCGAGCTCCGGCTGATCCAGCGGGAGGACCCGCTCATCGCCGAAGTCCTGGGGTACGGTCGGAGCCTGGAGGGACTGGTCCGCCACGCCGGCACCCACGCCGCCGGGGTTGTGCTCTCCGATCACCCCCTCGACGAGATGGTTCCCATGTACCTGGGCAACACCACCCAGTACGACGGGAGCTCGGTGGAGAAGGTCGGCCTCCTGAAGATAGACTTCCTGGGTCTGAAGAACCTCTCGGTCATCCGGGACTGCCTGGAGCTGGTTTACAAACGCCACGGGAAGCGGATCCGGCCCGAGGACATCGCGCCGGACGACCCGAAGACCTACGAGCTGTTGAAACGGTGCGACACGGCCGGCGTCTTCCAGCTCGAGTCGGAGATAGCCCGCGACGTCCTGCGGCGGGTTGCCCCGGACAACTTCCGCGAGCTCATCCCGGTCCTGTCACTCTTCCGCCCCGGACCCCTGGGCAGCGGGATGACCGAGACATACATCAAGGGCAAGCACGGGACGACGCCCATCTCCTACCCCCACCCCTCCCTGGAGGGCGTCCTGGCGGAGACTTTCGGGGTGATGGTCTACCAGGAGCAGGTGATGCAGGTCGCCAGCACCCTGGGCGGCTTCTCCTATGGGCGGGCGGACCTCTTGCGGCGGGCCATGGCGAAGAAGACGGGGGAACTCGACAGCTTCCGCGAGGAGTTCATCCGGGGCGCCGCCGGAAAGGGGATAGATGCGAAGCTCGCCGGGCAGGTCTTCGACCAGATAATCCCCTTCGCCAGCTACGGCTTCAACAAGAGCCACTCCGCCGCCTATGCCGTGGTCACCTACCGCACCGCCTGGCTCAAGGCCAATTACCGCCCCGAGTTCATGGCGGCCATCCTGTCCCACGAGCTCTCCGACGAGGACAAGATAGCTTTTTACCTGGGCCAGTGCCGTCACGACGGCCTCGAGATTCTGCCCCCCGACCTCCACCGGAGCGACACGTATTTCACCGTGGAGGACTCGAACGGCGACACCGCCATCCGCTTCGGTCTGGGCGCCATCAAGAACGTGGGGCTCGGCATGGTGGGAGGGATAATCGCCGACCGCGACAAAAACGGTCCCTTCGCCTCCCTGAAGGACCTCGTGCTCCGGCTGGGCACCCAGCAGGTCAACAAGCGGGTCCTGGAAAGTTTGGTGAAGAGCGGCGTGGTGGACTGCCTGCCGGGCACACGGAGCCAGAAGTACGCCGCCATCGAGTCCATCCTCGAGACGGCGGCCGCCGAGCAGCGCGACATGCAGATGGGCCAGGAGTCTCTCTTCGGCGGTAAGACCGGCGAGAGGCCCGCCGACCCCCTGGACGAGAACCTCGAGCCCTGGAACGAGCACGAGAAGATGAGGGGGGAGAAGGAGACGCTTGGAATCTACCTCTCCGGCCATCCCCTCACCCGCCACCGGGCGGTCATCGAGCGCTTCGCCACCACCGACCTCGCCCGGGTCCAGAGGCTGCAGGGCGGGGAGTCGCTCCGCGCAGCCGGCGTTTTCGCCCAGATCACCCGGAAGCTGGACCGGAACAACCAGCGCATCGCCTTCGCCACCCTGGAGGACGAGGGGGCGTCGGTGGAGGTGGCGATTTTCGCGGAGACGTACGCCCGCCACCGCGAGCTGGTGGCCAAGGACTCCGTCGTCCTGGTGGTCGGTCAGGCGCAGACCAGCCGCGAGGAGATAAACATCCGCGCCAATGCCATCTACGACCTGGCCCGTGTGCCGCGCCTGCTGGCCCGGCAGCTCCACCTGGAAATTCTCGGCGGCGCCCTCACCGACGAGGACCTGCTGCCCGTCCGGGACCTTTTGGTAAAATACCCCGGCGAGCTCGAGGTCTACATCCACCTGAAACTGACCGGGGGCGGGGCGACCCTCCTGACCGGCGCGGCGTACATGGTCGCCCCGGACGAGGAGCTGCAGAAAAGGCTCGAGGAGCTGCTCGGGGAGGGGAACGCTTACTTCACCCCGGCCCCGGAGATGGGCTAG